The genomic stretch GATCAAGGTGGGCATGGTGACCAGGGACACCTGCACAAGCTCGACCCCCAGCAGCGGCAAGGCAAGGCGCAGCAATGGCCGCGCGGCCGTTGCCGCCCCCGGGCACACCACCGCGAAGCGCATGCGCCCCGCCCAGATGATGGCAAGGCCCATGCCCACCGTCGCGAACCGAGCCAGGATGGTCAGCATGAGGACATCCCGCAGATCGGGCGCCGGCCAAAGCCACAAAGCGGTCAAGGTCAGGATGGGCCACAGCGAAGTGCCGGTGAGCTGCGCCGCGACGTTGCGATGCAGGCTTGCCAGGATGCAGCCAGCGCTGATTGCGAGCGCATCCGCCAACACAAGGCCTCCCGTGAGCAGCAATACGGGGGCAAGGGCTGGCTGGCCGAGCAGCGCGTGGGCCAAGCCGGGCCCGGCGAGGCTGGTCACGCCGCCAACGAGGCATCCCCCCAGCAGCGTGCCCCCCAGGACCCGGCGGACCACCCGCAGCGCCGCCGCGCCGTCATTCACCGCCAGCTCGGCCGGGATGCGCGCCATCGCCGCGCGTTCGAGGCCGAATCGGCCCAGGGTCCCGCCCACCCCGCTCCATGCCAGCGCGATGAAGTAGAGTCCGGCCTCAGCGAGCCCCAGGCTCTGGGCCACCAGGACATAAAGGCCAAGCTTGCCGAGGATTTCGAGCCCGCGCGTGCCCAACCCCAGGCCAAGCCGGATCAATGAGCTGATGATGGTGGGATGCTGCCCCGGGCCTTTCATGCGGATCTTTCCAGCGCCTGGGCTGCCTGAAGGTCGAGTTTCCGTTTGCCCGCCTCGCTGACCAATCGGAAGGCCTGGGCTATG from Sediminicoccus sp. KRV36 encodes the following:
- a CDS encoding oligosaccharide flippase family protein, with the protein product MKGPGQHPTIISSLIRLGLGLGTRGLEILGKLGLYVLVAQSLGLAEAGLYFIALAWSGVGGTLGRFGLERAAMARIPAELAVNDGAAALRVVRRVLGGTLLGGCLVGGVTSLAGPGLAHALLGQPALAPVLLLTGGLVLADALAISAGCILASLHRNVAAQLTGTSLWPILTLTALWLWPAPDLRDVLMLTILARFATVGMGLAIIWAGRMRFAVVCPGAATAARPLLRLALPLLGVELVQVSLVTMPTLILAAFATPEAVAYFSMASRLSVLTWVILLSVATIASPRMAEQFRLRDWRRLRQTQRAARWASASLAVPPLLGMILLAPWLLGLLGAGFEPGAAALRILCLGQIVNAMFACRDTLLATTGHGDDLLRLNLIQLALATLLAATAVPLLGAEGAALMTAISIGSGALMQSWLARRRVPGAF